The sequence TCAGAGGTCAGTATTCTCTTACTAGAACAATCTGTCGTTCCATCGAAACATTGTAGCATCGACTCATGTCAGTGatgtaaaatttctaatggatactttaagttttttttgcaTACGTACAGTTGTGTTTTGTTGCATCACGTGTGTTGAAAGATTGacataattgcatatataatttaaattaacaatattaactaCAACTCTTTCCCATAATAATTccctaataatattttaacagtgTCTAttagttgaaaaatattatattttattaattaatagatgctttagaatataatttagaatcataatattttaaaatcaattttttaatttgccttttgaattttattaatttatagttaaaattatttttatttttacgctgcaatatatttatgatttttcttctttttaataatattatctgtatgtgtgcgcgttcaaaaaataaaatacaatattatgataaaaatataaacacagacataacattattatttttcgtagaaaatatatatttattattgttagaaattatgatatgataaattgcaataattttaaagaaaaaaaaaaataatttttgatgccatatatatgtataaaatattatgcatgatagacttgaaaaaataatttacgagtaaaaagaaataaaatattgagtaattacgtaaattattaataatttatatcaattcttACACACAAATTATTGTTTGCATAATATTGTACGGAAAAACACCAGGCTTAACTTTGCATTTGTATTTAGAAAAGTtagattgtattttaaaaatgaaattcacAAAACTAAATAGAACTTGAGGAACGAAACTTTGGAAGAAAAACATGCGTCATCGATCAAGTCATCAGATTATATTGTTTGGCCattataacgaaaaatatttttctgtcgaCCTTTGAAATTTcagaaagtatttttaaatttcggcaaaaatgacaaattcataaaacatattatcgTGTTGTGTTTTTCAagatcgatgaaaaaaaatttctctttgtatattatataatgaatgacgaagaatttttatcgcgcgaaAACATATCAATACGATAAATGGCTTTctaatagattaattttgtataattatttcaaagaatCAATAATTGCAAGCTAGagaattttcttatacatatttcaagattaataaaaaaaaatactaatgaTATTACTATCAAAGTGATTAGCTGTCGTCGTCTTTCAAATCAGTGCAACAGAAATATTAGAGGGAAACAATAGGAAGGTGGGAcagaaaaatcttaaaattcagatgtttcttttaatttcccAGActcaacatatacatatagattaaTATACGTGCGAAATAGCAAAGGCGACCTTGTCGATGATTATTCGCGATCGCGGCTTGAAACGAGGATGAACAACGAAGAATGAGAGCCCACGAGTTTGCTCGCGTTTCTATTCCCATCCGTGCGATTCATGCGTTTTCGCATGCGACTTGAGTCATTCATATATACGGACGAAATTCCAGAAAAAGCGACGCGGGAACGAGATGACGTAGCCAACCACCCACCTGTCGACGGCTATGCTATTTTCGGGATGCACTTCGCGCCCATATAACTTTGCGTTGATGCACACGGTATGTTACCGCGAATTTGGCTACCGGATTCGCTTGCGACATGCCTGCACATACGCGAGGAAAGAAACGGGTTTAACATTCCTCAGCTTGTATTTTAtccgtagaaaaaaaagattacgttTGTCACAGGTATACGTTATAGAAGAATTGACGCATTGTCTATACATCATTAAAAGCTAAATAATCATCTATTAATCTATCGCATCcgtaattatattcaaaacattttgttaaaaatgtttaattgacagtttcataaataaatatttttatttaaaagactagatgataaaattatacatgataaaatgaagaaaaatcttgaaaattaatttgatttttttaatattatttattggatttatttgattttttgatattttgaaaatttatttaatttgtcgatttattgcaaaatctaatttatactacgcgatacaatataaaatattaattgtagctTTATTAAATGGtgtcattaaattttacaggTTTCTCAGAATCACatcttaatctttttctattgtaatttaatgttttgattaataatttgacgtggaatattagaaatttcttatcttatattaGCTGTACGGatgaattacaaatatttaaaatattaaaaatggtaacattataaaatcataaatcagAATGATGTTCTTCACCAAATTATTTCCTCTTGTGTTTTCATTGCAACATTGTTTctcagaaaaagagaatatcttaaaaaagtcttatatcacaaaaagggtgatttatatataactttaattaaaaatgtaatctttGTTTAAATTAGTAGATTATGACAATTCGAAGATCAGGAAAGGCCAGAGCTCAGATGAGGGCAACACAAAGCAGAGAAAGATTACAGATATCATTGTCTTTTAACATTGCCACATTGTACAATATCCCTCTTTTATCGCAGAAACGTGCAATGCTGTGAAGGATGCAATAATGTGTTTCGTATCACCAACATAAATTGCGCAAATAACTTTTTGTAGATATCTGGAGCAGCGCTGAGCAATCGACAAATGTTCTACGCGTGGCATCTTTACTGTCGAAGTCCAAAAGATTCGCCAATTATTGAGCGAGAAATATACCATAGATTCGATCAAATGACGATTCCATGATCGTGAAGCATTAGTTTTCAGGATGTTTACAAATCTAATTAAACTCTTAATTAAACtcacatttcaatattttcacgcATTTTTCCCAATTATGtagtatatcaaataatacactagaaatgtttctttttggAGGCGAAGGTAAATTTTTGTAGATACTTTTGACAGTTTTGctgatcataaaaaaatcgtcTGTTTATAAAGTGATTCGTAACTTTATGTCACGAGAAAAGATATTCATACGAGAAAATCTGATAGATTCCATATAAAATTGTTCCAGTGGCATGTAActgacatttttttactttcgttTAAGAaaaagctctctctctctctctctctcacacacacacacacacacacacacatacacatacacaaaagaATCACAACTATTTCATATCCAAttcatcaatatataattttctcccttgtgcaaaatatatttattttatttttatacacaaatcTATTTggattaaagatattttaataaaaacgtaatatatatatcacgcaATTCTCCCCACGACAgctaattataacaaaaataaattttcgaaagcTGTGCATAAAATCAACactaaatgagaaaattaaaaaatataaataataattgcttattattaagaaaaataaatattcgaaatcTGGTCTAATCGGacgttaaatgaaaaaataaagcaattaagatataaataattaagagaaatacAGAAAggttttatctataatatacaatatttagtCGGctgatacacacacatattttccGCAAGTAACCCGAATGGCAACGGCGTGGTCAAGAAAGCTTTCCCTAATTAGGTTTAATTTTCCTCGTTGCGGGCTAATCTGGAGAGCGCATCTAATATGTTAACGCGACTGCAACGGATTATCTTAAAGAGTAATAAAACAATCTATCGCTTTCTTCACACAAATGATATATGTACGTAATCTGATAGCGCAGTCAGTATGAGACGCAGAATAAACAGGAAAAATCCAGAAACATACTCGACAAGTCAGTTTGTCCTTTGAAGCAGGCAATGACCTGTGATTATTTTTAGGTGTCCTAATCTCGGCCGCgatctatttatatagaattgtaTAGCATATCATTCAAAATATCGTCGACGATCAGTCAGACGATCAGCTGATGCACcggaaatgaaatttttttgaacttTGAACTTAGAAAATGATATCTTCGGTTACTCTTTATCTTATTCCGGTGATAGAtccaataaataattcatctcATTTCTAGATTCATTCAAATTATACTACATAACGATCACATAACGGAAATATATCGAATCTCTTAATACAACTAATTGTCGACCAATTACTTCAAGAATGAATCGGTAGAGAAatgttttctcaaatattttctgcttTGTATACGTCCATACATATCTCTTATAAACccttgttttttatataaatctattggtctatttgttttttttaatataatataaacaaaaaagaaaattttcttaattatcttttcttatttttttctgcacttattgtaagaaattgaaaaaatgtaatctcttattttattttgcaaactattaattaaattgattatctaattaaatatcttaaatttgaaacaaaatgaCATAAATAACACGAGAATTAATTGCTGTGAAtcactaatataaaaattatgcaggCTAAAGATAAGAGTTATCTGCAGTTGCAGCGCGAAGCTGTTTACTAAATGATGCATAATCTGAAAATTCCAAAGTAATTCGTTTATATTgtactttttgtttatattgtaCGTTTACTCgagtatataattaacagTTTCAGAAAAATGGTTATGTCATCTTGGAGGATTTTTTTCACCCAGAGGAAATCGAAGAATTAAAATCCTGCGGAGAAGAATTTACGAACAAGCTGCCACCTGAATcggaaagaaagatatttaatacaatagagTTACAACaggtatttaatgaaattagataattatgaaattaataaaatataaaattagttgcaCAACAAAGAACTAAAATTGGCggaaaatgtacaaataatgTTATTCTTTGTAAttgcagagagaaagaaagatttttgttaagaaaagaaatagatacatttacacatacacactttaatgtatatatataagaaatataaatcatataaaacgCAATATGTGTCCACTTTCCGTCGACTCCGTAAGACTTTTTATAAGTGAAActcaaaattctatataatattaacaaaaatattgtgattgttttagaataaagataaatacttTTTGGATAGCGCTAATAAAATAAGTGTTTTCTTCGAGAGCGAAGCTCTGGACGAAGACGGAAAATTGAAGGTTCATCCAAGAGTGTCGTTAAACAAAGTAAACTatcttgaaagaaaatatctaattgaatcaatttttgcaattttaaagcaattatCTTGTaatcacattatatttttcaggtGGGTCATGCACTTCATTGGTTACACcctatctttaaaaaatattctttcgatGAAAGAGTTAAAGAAGTAGCTTTTCAATTGGAGTATCAAGAACCGGCAATATGTCAGTCGATGTACATTTATAAGAATCCCGGAACAGGCTCGGAAGGTATCTAAATCAATTACTTGCATTTTCTATGTTTAaccgtacaaaaaaaaacgagataatttatataatttaatatgtatagatatctatgtatatgtaatttagcaaaaatactaatatatgaaataagcGTGGCATTTAATGCTTTATATGATACTTATTTTCTTGCAGTTACGATGCATCAGGATGCATCGTATTTATACACCGAACCAATGAAACTCGTGGGTTTCTGGATCGCATTAGAGGACGCTACGCAAGAAAACGGATGTCTATGGATCGCCCCGGGGTCGCATCAGAGCGGAGTGCACAGACGttacataagaaataaagattcAAATTCTCAAGAATTGCTAATATACGATAGAGCAGCGCCCTGTTATCCATTAAGTAATTTCAGGCCTGTACCGGTACGCAAAGGAACTTGTATTCTTATTCATGGTCAAGTAGTACACTTTTCTTATCCCAACAAGAGCGAAACATCGAGACACGCTTATACATTTCACGTAATCGAGACgaaacatgtttcttattcGAAAGAAAATTGGCTTCAACCACCTGCTGGAGGTTTTGCAAATCTCTAtagaaattagatttattgtacttatttaaaaaattattgttcatcgtattatgataattttactatctatattttttaattcgttttttttttttattgaatggaAAAACATGACATTCTTTCTATATACAACTTAGAAacgataataaacaaataatttttttgtatatattattttgtacactATGTCACGAAAATATCGAACCAATGAAAGATATTCTTtggataaaatgataattcttCAGGAGATTCGCctacaataattttctttctgaaaaaataatatggtgAAATGTGTATTCGAATTCGGAATTATATTGGAATTTTTACGGAAatattcgcaattttttttttctgaggCGACACTTTTTATGTGTGTAGTTCATATGATTTTGACCAAAGATTATCCCACAATGCTCTTcaaaaatgcaattacaaTATCTTTCAATGGTACCATATAGTTacctttctaaaaatattgtacttttatctattttttatgttaaattgtcatttaataaaaatataaatgtattatttattaaaataaatgtatatatacatatttcgtaAATTCGTATTTGTATGCTCTCACtcctttacaaaataaattaaagagagatttatatcataaaatatacatacttttatgtatgaaCAGCTAATGCACAAAAATGTGTAGTTAACTCTTGTAGCTGCTTTAATCCAGTTTTCAATGactcttcttttaattttacacagtaATATACATCCAAAGGTGAGACATCAAATGTTTTATTCTCTATATCAGgtaaaaatgtgtttaaattttgttgcaaattaattaatgttggatattttatattggatTTTTCGGCTTGCAACAGTAACctaattacgaaaaaaaaataatgtatataaatatatgaataatatataaagtatctaatgtcaaaaaaatatatgtcatcaGTTTCCAATAGAGatcaattgttaaaaaataacttacttGTTGAGATTCTGTGTCAAATCAGCTACCTTTCTTGTGAATTCTGGTCGCAAATATTCTATAGTTGCAGGTACTAATGATAAAGGCTGGAAATTAAAAGAGTGTGCCATTCCTGCATTGCTACATGCTGTACCACTGTCATGAAgagtataagaaataataatagaatatcatgtttgcatattaaatacgatattaaaaatacacttttcgtaaaaacatatgtaataatatatactacaaAACAGTCTTACCATATGTCACGTGCATAATTGTAGATATGCTGAAAGCATTGAAATACTTTTCCTGCTCTTATTTCTTGCTCTTTGACATCTTCTGCAATGCCTATCTTATCatgtaatcttttttgttGTATACTAATGATATAAtcacgatattttttcttgagttcctaaaaacattaattgtcaaaatttgttaattctaTCATAAATGTAATCTGTATGTGTATCCACATAAAAATGCATACAAATATACTAAGCATTACCATAATTGTATCAAATGTTTGTGTCATAAGTTCATAATGTTTATCTACATTGACTGCTTGTATTAGATCGCTACACTTTTCTAAAATGTATTCCATATCTTCTAGTTTCCTACCACCAACTAGAAATAACATCAAGATTAAACTTGCCAtatggaataatatataatatattttttcattatattatagattataagtTGTATACCTGGGAAATGTTCAAAAACTTGaagtaattcttttaaaatgtgTTCAGCATATCGTTGAAATGATTCATTTATTGCTGCAATCCAGTGCTTTATAGCACACTTTAATGCAGTTACTACAGTCCAAGGTGGTTTTATAATGACATATATCTTCCATTCTACCTCTCCATAAATTTCTGACATTTGTTTGGTGATAAtctgtaaaaacaaaataaatattttttataatcagttCGTGAAAGTTTGTGGACTCAAAatccaataaaaatacatactgttgatagaaaatttttcatgatcgtttttgtattttcaaaaacatcATCCGTGAAATGTAATTCATTGTTAAAGACAGAATCTTCAATGGGaccattatttaaatgattaactACTCTGTCATTCATAtcataataatctattttctcAAGTGGATCGTTTCGTCCCAATgccaatatattatatatcatagcTTTATTACAGAGATTTTTgtcatatgataataaaacctATTTGTGAAAAGTAAGaatgaatatgatatattcCTTAATAGATTATACTTGTATATCATACAACATAATAGAATGACATCTTACTACAGATTTCTGTAATTGACAAATTTGTAAGCAACATTGCAGGATCTCATCATCTGGGCAAGTAAGAGAAAagtcttctttattttttgctgCCTGTTCTCGTGTTTGACCTATGATACGTGGATGTTTAGAAGAAAATTGTTCATGAATGAAGGATATAGCTTTCCTAGCTTTTACACATATCTCATGCGTAgacttattattctttatataatctagttcctattataaaatttgaaaatgtaacattaaaacttttataaatgtgttaaagaaaaagagaggaaaacatattatgtcaatattttatacttacatGTATCACAGTCCATGGAATTACGATGAAAGGACgtggataatttttaaatgttgcaTCTCGTGcttcttcaataatttttagatttgatAGAAATACATTTGTATCCACAACAATATACAGTGGACTCTTCTCCTGTGGTTCCGTTCTGTTATGCTGTATTAATTCTACAGTATTCcccgatatataatttatcttatccaCATGATTTTGGTTGCTTAATTGTGTTCTAACAACTTCgacctatataaaaaaattagatgtataatattatattctattcaatacttctattcaatattatataaaatacatatttaaaacaataattactaatttatgtaaatttaaacagATGGgtagtgaaaaatataaaaatatttgagataggtacacaattataataatcagatATATCTATGTTCATATAAATTCTGTCTGTGatacacaaattaattaatatttcaattatattgataataccTCCAGTGCAATATCTTCATCATTTATTGGTTCCCAATCCATTTCTTCATACAGAACTTCTTGTTTAGCctgttctattaatttttcttttgtcataTTATCCACAATTGGTTCGTTATTTTGTTGAATCTGCAATTTATCACTGTTTTTATACATTGCAtcctttaaaattttgttatgtaaTCTTGTAAGTCGTActtcaacatttttataaacacgTGTCGGTCCTAAACTGCGATtgtctgaaaaaataaagaaatttaaaaatattgttaaaaaaaatcatagaacaaaacatatttttaaattttaaatatataaataaaaccgTAAAATTCTTTGCTTACTATATGATAAGCTTTTGCTGAGCTTTTGTGGAGCCTCCTTGTCATTGATTATGGCACGTCCAATTCCTTttagtttttctttatcaaaactCAAACTTTTTCTTAATGTGCGCATCctttcttttgcaatattttttttttgttttggttCTTTTTTCCctaaacataaaattgattttataataatagattttataataataaaatgtaatattcaaaaatattaagtatattattatatataattgcattaattacttgaaatattttggctGTATGATTTTTGTGCATTCTGTGCTTTGCTACTTGAACCTTgatcaatattattcttattttgatTTACAGTTTCTTGGTGCCTGGTACTCTTTTCTTGATTCTCTTGTATTTTCATTGATATCGGGCTTGTGATATTCAAGTCGTCCTGTTTTCTCTTAgcgtttattttacattttttatctgaattagatttatttaaattccgctgttgaattttttcataaagaacAGACATTTGTGGTGTGAATGTTGTTATTtcgttatcatttttatctacCATTTCGTTATTCTTTgccaaatttaatatttttgttgaagaAGTAACTGTTTTCTTTTCTGTCAATTTTGTTGAAGTTTTTGATgatgaaaaagaagatttatCTTTGGCAATTAGCTTTTGTAGCATTTTTTCTCGAATTGCTTTCATTTGTGGTGTCTCTACAATTTTACCACTTGATTGTTGTTTGCTAAATGTCTCGTCATCCACAACATTGTGTTCGGATGTTATTGCTGTCtgagattttttctttttacgatgatttttatgattattattattattctgaaatatatatataacaaatgttgaaataacaatatataaatcagaaatttaatatattttacatcagAGATAAGTTGCAGATAATAACAGAAACTAAAATACCTCATTAGTTTCATCCAATGCTGGCTCAGTCCATGAAGATTGATTTgttttcacattaaaataatatactctGTCCGGATGGCTTTTAGAACTGACGGCAATCCAATTTGTtggtaatttttgtttcatcatttttaatatatatcattaataaatttgcgaaGATAAAGCACCCACAAGATTACAGCGTATTATTCTGACTTTTCTGGTATTATTCGTCAAGTCTTGTTGTTTTCTAGTGATCGACAAAGTAAATatcttgttaattaaaaattcaacgaTATAATAACCAGACatgtaaatacaaaatgtaGGTCATATACTctaatgacatatatattctaGTAGACCTTCAATTTTGTAAACACGACCTTTCATTGGCAGATTGTGGCTGCGTTCTGATATTAAGTCGctactgaaaatctatagtttacGTCACGTACACTATAAATTTTCAGTACTGATAATGAATATTGAAACGCAGCCTgtgttttcatatatatatgacgtcactaaaaatttcaatcacTAAATCAAAtcgattaatatgtaaaaatatgtcgaaaatttataaaacacattCAATTCTTAGCATAAAAAGTATATCACTCCAACACGATAACCATAGCAgaagatcaaaataatttcattgctCAGAATTGTCAATAttgttaatacattatttagaatgcaataattatatgataaaacacaaataacgatataaattttacaatctaGATTAAATCTAGCTAAAGTAGATGATaatcatgtaatattatacataaaaagcgtcatataaatatcataataatctaAAGGCGGATTTATACTTACAACGCATAATCCATACACACAGCTGTTATTCATCCGACCTATGATATCGGTCTTTAATAGATGGGTTTCGCAGGGCTGCGTTCCGATATTCACTATAATatctgaaaatctataatttacgtTACGTAaactataatatcaattttcagtATTGACAATAAATATCGGAACGCAGCCCAGATTTCATAATTCGTAGCTTggactatataaatttatatagtcaAAGGTTCATAGTAACTGACGTATCGtatcatatgtatgtatacgtcCATATGTGTCATTTCGTTCACTTTACAAATGGCAGGTGATAACAATTAG is a genomic window of Cataglyphis hispanica isolate Lineage 1 chromosome 5, ULB_Chis1_1.0, whole genome shotgun sequence containing:
- the LOC126849474 gene encoding uncharacterized protein LOC126849474 isoform X2 — translated: MFQKNGYVILEDFFHPEEIEELKSCGEEFTNKLPPESERKIFNTIELQQNKDKYFLDSANKISVFFESEALDEDGKLKVHPRVSLNKVGHALHWLHPIFKKYSFDERVKEVAFQLEYQEPAICQSMYIYKNPGTGSEVTMHQDASYLYTEPMKLVGFWIALEDATQENGCLWIAPGSHQSGVHRRYIRNKDSNSQELLIYDRAAPCYPLSNFRPVPVRKGTCILIHGQVVHFSYPNKSETSRHAYTFHVIETKHVSYSKENWLQPPAGGFANLYRN
- the LOC126849474 gene encoding uncharacterized protein LOC126849474 isoform X1, with protein sequence MRNMMDIRAQFQKNGYVILEDFFHPEEIEELKSCGEEFTNKLPPESERKIFNTIELQQNKDKYFLDSANKISVFFESEALDEDGKLKVHPRVSLNKVGHALHWLHPIFKKYSFDERVKEVAFQLEYQEPAICQSMYIYKNPGTGSEVTMHQDASYLYTEPMKLVGFWIALEDATQENGCLWIAPGSHQSGVHRRYIRNKDSNSQELLIYDRAAPCYPLSNFRPVPVRKGTCILIHGQVVHFSYPNKSETSRHAYTFHVIETKHVSYSKENWLQPPAGGFANLYRN
- the LOC126849462 gene encoding transcriptional protein SWT1 isoform X2 — encoded protein: MMKQKLPTNWIAVSSKSHPDRVYYFNVKTNQSSWTEPALDETNENNNNNHKNHRKKKKSQTAITSEHNVVDDETFSKQQSSGKIVETPQMKAIREKMLQKLIAKDKSSFSSSKTSTKLTEKKTVTSSTKILNLAKNNEMVDKNDNEITTFTPQMSVLYEKIQQRNLNKSNSDKKCKINAKRKQDDLNITSPISMKIQENQEKSTRHQETVNQNKNNIDQGSSSKAQNAQKSYSQNISRKKEPKQKKNIAKERMRTLRKSLSFDKEKLKGIGRAIINDKEAPQKLSKSLSYNNRSLGPTRVYKNVEIQQNNEPIVDNMTKEKLIEQAKQEVLYEEMDWEPINDEDIALEVEVVRTQLSNQNHVDKINYISGNTVELIQHNRTEPQEKSPLYIVVDTNVFLSNLKIIEEARDATFKNYPRPFIVIPWTVIHELDYIKNNKSTHEICVKARKAISFIHEQFSSKHPRIIGQTREQAAKNKEDFSLTCPDDEILQCCLQICQLQKSVVLLSYDKNLCNKAMIYNILALGRNDPLEKIDYYDMNDRVVNHLNNGPIEDSVFNNELHFTDDVFENTKTIMKNFLSTIITKQMSEIYGEVEWKIYVIIKPPWTVVTALKCAIKHWIAAINESFQRYAEHILKELLQVFEHFPVGGRKLEDMEYILEKCSDLIQAVNVDKHYELMTQTFDTIMELKKKYRDYIISIQQKRLHDKIGIAEDVKEQEIRAGKVFQCFQHIYNYARDICGTACSNAGMAHSFNFQPLSLVPATIEYLRPEFTRKVADLTQNLNKLLLQAEKSNIKYPTLINLQQNLNTFLPDIENKTFDVSPLDVYYCVKLKEESLKTGLKQLQELTTHFCALAVHT
- the LOC126849462 gene encoding transcriptional protein SWT1 isoform X1, encoding MMKQKLPTNWIAVSSKSHPDRVYYFNVKTNQSSWTEPALDETNENNNNNHKNHRKKKKSQTAITSEHNVVDDETFSKQQSSGKIVETPQMKAIREKMLQKLIAKDKSSFSSSKTSTKLTEKKTVTSSTKILNLAKNNEMVDKNDNEITTFTPQMSVLYEKIQQRNLNKSNSDKKCKINAKRKQDDLNITSPISMKIQENQEKSTRHQETVNQNKNNIDQGSSSKAQNAQKSYSQNISRKKEPKQKKNIAKERMRTLRKSLSFDKEKLKGIGRAIINDKEAPQKLSKSLSYNNRSLGPTRVYKNVEVRLTRLHNKILKDAMYKNSDKLQIQQNNEPIVDNMTKEKLIEQAKQEVLYEEMDWEPINDEDIALEVEVVRTQLSNQNHVDKINYISGNTVELIQHNRTEPQEKSPLYIVVDTNVFLSNLKIIEEARDATFKNYPRPFIVIPWTVIHELDYIKNNKSTHEICVKARKAISFIHEQFSSKHPRIIGQTREQAAKNKEDFSLTCPDDEILQCCLQICQLQKSVVLLSYDKNLCNKAMIYNILALGRNDPLEKIDYYDMNDRVVNHLNNGPIEDSVFNNELHFTDDVFENTKTIMKNFLSTIITKQMSEIYGEVEWKIYVIIKPPWTVVTALKCAIKHWIAAINESFQRYAEHILKELLQVFEHFPVGGRKLEDMEYILEKCSDLIQAVNVDKHYELMTQTFDTIMELKKKYRDYIISIQQKRLHDKIGIAEDVKEQEIRAGKVFQCFQHIYNYARDICGTACSNAGMAHSFNFQPLSLVPATIEYLRPEFTRKVADLTQNLNKLLLQAEKSNIKYPTLINLQQNLNTFLPDIENKTFDVSPLDVYYCVKLKEESLKTGLKQLQELTTHFCALAVHT